The sequence below is a genomic window from Bradyrhizobium septentrionale.
GATCTCGCCGATTTCTACCACAATGAAAGCCGGCTGCTCGGCGTCGATACCTTGAAGCGCGATCTTGCGGCCTCAGCTGATGTGCTTGACGCGCTCACGCCCGGCTTCATCGCCGGCGATTATCGCGCGGCCCCGATCGCGGACACCTGCGGGCTGGCTGACGCCGCGCACGGCTATCGCAAGGTCGCTGCCGGCACGGCAGGTCGCATCGTGATCAAGCCGCAGCAATAGGAGAACGACGATGATCGGCTACATGCTGTCCCTGCTGATGGGCGTTGCCGCCGGGGTCGCTTACGGCCTCGTCCAGGTTCGCTCGCCAGCCCCGCCGCTGATCGCGCTGGTTGGCCTGTTGGGCATGGTGGTCGGAGAACGGATGATCAATACGGCCCGGCATCATTTCGCGCCCGCTTCAACACCCATTGCGCAGGCCGACGATGCACATCTGGATCCGCACGGCCGTTCCGCCAGGCAAATGCCGAACCGCATCGACGGTGCGGCACGGTCTCCATGACACGAATTGCAATCGATGGTCGGCGTCGTGGTGAAAGATCGGCCGGGGTAAGGACGTTTCGATGTCGCGGACCAGCTCCTGCGGCCGCCCCTGCCACTGAGTTGCCCGACGGCGCAAGCCCCTCGCGCAGAAATATTTCTGTTTATCGGCACACCCAACTCAGTGTATGAATTGTCCCGTCTCACCCGATCGAGGGGCGCTGCGCATCGTCACGGGTGTTGCGGTGAGATGCGGTGGACGCCGAGCGCGCAGTCGACGAATGCGCATGAAGCGGACGGTGAAGTCGTGTGGTCCTGACGCCCTAGCGGCCGGTGTCCCCAAGCAAAGCGCGAAAGCGTTTTGCGAAGGCGGTGACAAAAAAGCCCAGTCTCGCCGGGGAGAGCACGAAGTAAGCCGTAAAACCATCGCGCAGGGAAAGCCGGGATGTTCCCGGTTACACCTGTGGTCCTACCCCCGGTGCTTTTTGTTGCACCGGACCCATGGGTGCGATCGGCACCCGGCTTTCCCTGCGCCCTCTGCTCAAGGAGAGGGCGGAACGAGAAGCAAAGCTCGGACAAATCAAGTCGCGAGAATGCGGAAGTGTGACTCACAGTTGGCGCAACAAATTCAGCGTCGTCCACGGCGCAGGCCGGGACCCATAACCACGAAAGCATATTGTTGAGCGTCGCTGGAACGACGAGTCCCGCCAACCGCATCTGCTGCGGCGTATGGGTCCCGGCCTTCGCCGGGACGACGGTCGTGTTGGCACCCGCACTGTCATCGCCCGGCTCGACTGGGCGATCCAGTACGCCGCGGCTTCTCGGCTCAAGCACGGACGCCTCTGGAATACTGGATCACCCGCATGCGCGGGTGATGACACCGAACAAGCACCGCGACATTGCGCCGCGAACCTCGTTGCGGCGCAACAATCAAAATGAGACTGCCCGTTAAGCGATTGCGCGGTGACGACATCCGCGCCGTGCCCGCCTTCGGCTAGCTTTATCCGCAACAACCGGACGCCCTCGCGCGATGCGGACGCCGGTGACAACACAGAGGGAGGAGAGCGATGTTGAAAGGCAGTTTGGGACTGATTGCGTTGAGCAGCCTGTTGCTTTCGGGCACGGCGTTCGCTCAGGAGAAGATCAAGGTCGGCGTCACCGCGACGCTCGAGGGCACCTACACCGTGCTCGGCGAGGATGGCATGCGCGGCCACCAGACCGCGCTCAACGTGCTCGGCAAGAAAATCGGCGACAAGGAACTCGAATTCGTCGTCGCCTCGACCGACGCGACGCCTGATTCCGCGGTGCGCGCGGTGCGCAAGCTGATCGAGCAGGACAAGGTGCAGATCCTGCTGTCGCCGCTATCGGGCGACGAAGGCATCGCGGTGAAGAACTTTGCAAAAACCCATCCGGAGCTGACCTTCGTCAACGCCGCCTCCGGCGCGCAGGAGACGACCTATGTCGATCCGGCGCCGAACTTCTTCCGCTTCAACATGGACGGCGCGCAATGGCAGGTCGGCCTCGGCAAATACGCCTATGAGACCAAGGGCTATCGCAAGATCGCAACCGTCGGCGAGGACTATTCCTTCA
It includes:
- a CDS encoding DUF1427 family protein — encoded protein: MIGYMLSLLMGVAAGVAYGLVQVRSPAPPLIALVGLLGMVVGERMINTARHHFAPASTPIAQADDAHLDPHGRSARQMPNRIDGAARSP